From a single Natronorubrum tibetense GA33 genomic region:
- a CDS encoding DR2241 family protein, giving the protein MATADFESLVSAIESEVPIEFDGLRIDREDDAYAVETPEGAQAGLEAEDLQQALEPNAEYVTNWDYWQRSVGGDGTARRAFLRWCERAPLEDDDRGNGAETDRSTDEETLAVPARYDSLRDGIDREWGQLAITTRFVDVDEPGGERVYDCWHVDDADTDLTELEVYDDPLDAREIATYDEDGRYRPLKTAPTLVSGWAFTGLSGAELVETVEFFYPATVANWQREQRDALDVDHWIETAERQTGIYGVIDELPREAVDWMAEACCVDSQCLRRREWQYEEGDDLDVDGGDGTFPCREPCSLVVAAARKWTILESEDDHTYELELTTSEFNQLAELIDAVADGRTDEIREADVNDGANRFRARYLRAKRFDEEGGLEARERSDD; this is encoded by the coding sequence ATGGCGACCGCCGATTTCGAATCGCTGGTGAGCGCGATCGAATCCGAGGTACCGATCGAGTTCGACGGCCTCCGAATCGATCGCGAGGACGACGCGTACGCCGTCGAGACGCCCGAAGGAGCGCAGGCGGGTCTCGAGGCCGAGGATCTCCAGCAGGCGCTCGAGCCGAACGCCGAGTACGTCACCAACTGGGACTACTGGCAGCGCTCCGTTGGCGGCGACGGCACCGCTCGCCGCGCGTTTCTCCGGTGGTGTGAACGAGCACCGCTCGAGGACGACGACCGCGGGAACGGAGCCGAAACCGATCGGTCGACGGACGAGGAGACGCTCGCCGTCCCGGCGCGGTACGATTCCCTGCGCGACGGGATCGACCGCGAGTGGGGACAGCTAGCCATCACAACCAGGTTCGTCGACGTCGACGAACCCGGCGGCGAGCGGGTCTACGACTGCTGGCACGTCGACGACGCCGACACCGATCTCACCGAACTCGAGGTCTACGACGACCCCCTCGACGCCCGCGAGATTGCGACCTACGACGAGGACGGCCGCTACCGGCCGCTGAAAACCGCGCCAACGCTCGTCTCCGGCTGGGCCTTTACCGGGCTCTCTGGTGCGGAACTCGTCGAGACGGTCGAGTTCTTCTACCCCGCGACGGTCGCCAACTGGCAACGAGAACAGCGGGACGCGCTGGACGTCGACCACTGGATCGAGACTGCCGAGCGCCAGACCGGCATCTACGGCGTGATCGACGAACTCCCTCGCGAGGCCGTCGACTGGATGGCCGAAGCCTGCTGCGTCGACTCGCAGTGTCTCCGCCGACGGGAGTGGCAGTACGAGGAGGGTGACGATCTCGACGTCGACGGCGGCGACGGGACCTTCCCCTGCCGGGAGCCCTGTTCGCTCGTCGTCGCCGCCGCCCGCAAGTGGACCATCCTCGAGTCCGAAGACGACCACACGTACGAACTCGAGTTGACCACAAGCGAGTTTAACCAGCTCGCGGAGCTGATCGACGCCGTCGCCGACGGGCGGACCGACGAGATCCGCGAAGCGGACGTTAACGACGGTGCAAATCGCTTTCGCGCACGATACCTTCGAGCGAAGCGGTTCGACGAGGAGGGCGGCCTCGAGGCTCGAGAACGAAGCGACGACTAA
- a CDS encoding DUF7524 family protein: MSREATVHVNRGSADSLETAVGTLETRESFDLRLESHGPPAHVHCRLGGDLERIASLETSNYYVESEGETFVPVHVATESIDRPVEGVLEVLTGYGSESLSIPVVAKPAPAEVDVDDSLAKPAQREPEPSALERAVAASGLEPATLVVVALGIVAVAIATTTAATIGGPVAMAGVGIVAIGFCVAVALLVL; encoded by the coding sequence ATGTCTCGAGAGGCCACCGTCCACGTCAACCGCGGGTCCGCAGATTCGCTCGAGACAGCAGTCGGTACTCTCGAGACGCGGGAGTCGTTCGATCTGCGCCTCGAGAGCCACGGTCCGCCCGCCCACGTCCACTGTCGGCTCGGCGGTGACCTCGAGCGGATCGCGTCGCTCGAGACCTCGAACTACTACGTCGAATCGGAGGGTGAGACATTCGTACCCGTCCACGTCGCCACCGAGTCGATCGATCGTCCCGTCGAGGGCGTCCTCGAGGTGCTGACCGGCTACGGCTCGGAGTCGCTGTCGATCCCCGTCGTCGCGAAACCGGCGCCGGCCGAAGTTGACGTCGACGACTCGCTCGCCAAACCCGCCCAGCGGGAGCCGGAGCCGAGCGCGCTCGAGCGCGCCGTCGCCGCGAGCGGTCTCGAACCGGCGACGCTCGTCGTCGTTGCACTCGGAATCGTCGCCGTCGCAATCGCGACGACGACGGCGGCGACGATCGGCGGCCCGGTCGCGATGGCCGGCGTCGGAATCGTCGCGATCGGATTCTGCGTTGCGGTCGCCTTACTGGTTCTCTGA
- a CDS encoding methytransferase partner Trm112 has translation MKESLLEILCCPLDKHDLELEDAEYATDDDGDEADEIVAGVLVCSECGERYPIEDGIPNLLPPDMREETPA, from the coding sequence ATGAAGGAGTCGCTGCTGGAGATCCTCTGCTGTCCGCTCGATAAACACGATCTGGAACTCGAGGACGCCGAATACGCGACCGACGATGACGGCGACGAGGCCGACGAAATCGTCGCCGGCGTCCTCGTCTGTAGCGAGTGTGGCGAACGGTACCCGATCGAAGACGGGATCCCGAACCTGCTGCCGCCGGATATGCGCGAGGAGACTCCCGCCTGA
- a CDS encoding DoxX family protein has protein sequence MSDPFAALVRRLESALGVPAETVRRVEAVDRSIANWMGRWGLPTLRIALGIVFVWFGGLKMFGVSPAAELVAATVYVVPPELFVPVLGVWEVLIGICLLYRPLIRLGILLLFLQMPGTFLPLVLLPEVAFTTIPYGLTVEGQYIVKNLVIIGAALVVGSTVREERTQSE, from the coding sequence ATGAGTGATCCATTCGCAGCACTTGTCCGCCGACTCGAGTCAGCCCTTGGCGTCCCAGCGGAAACGGTCCGTCGTGTCGAAGCGGTCGACCGATCGATCGCCAACTGGATGGGACGTTGGGGACTGCCGACGCTTCGTATTGCGCTCGGTATCGTCTTCGTCTGGTTCGGCGGGCTGAAGATGTTCGGCGTGAGTCCGGCCGCGGAGCTCGTCGCCGCGACGGTGTACGTCGTCCCACCCGAGCTATTCGTCCCGGTGCTGGGCGTCTGGGAGGTGCTGATCGGCATCTGCTTGCTCTACCGGCCGCTGATCCGGCTCGGTATCCTCCTGTTGTTCCTCCAGATGCCCGGCACCTTCCTCCCGCTGGTGCTCCTGCCAGAGGTGGCGTTCACGACGATTCCCTACGGGCTGACCGTCGAAGGACAGTACATCGTCAAAAACCTCGTCATCATCGGGGCTGCGCTCGTCGTCGGCAGTACCGTCCGTGAGGAACGAACCCAGTCGGAATGA
- a CDS encoding adenylosuccinate synthase has protein sequence MTVTIVGSQLGDEGKGGVVDLYGDAADVVARYQGGDNAGHTVVDDGEKYKLSLVPSGAVRGKVGVLGNGCVVNPETLFDEIDTLRERGLEPDVRVAERAHVILPYHRALDGIEEEEKEDLAAGTTKRGIGPTYEDKAGRRGVRIGDLLDPEVLRERLEYVVPQKKALAEDVFGKETGEEFDIDHLYETYREYGERLAEENMTVDCGSFLQQHIDDGDNVMLEGAQGTSLDIDHGVYPYVTSSNPTSGGATVGTGLGPTVVGKGEVVGIVKAYLSRVGTGPLPTELGGVEDQTPDYDDETGAGDDEEELATYIRDEGGEYGTVTGRPRRVGWLDMPMLRHAARANGFTGLAINHIDVLAGLDEVKVGHSYEFDAAEQSSASNQNSTSSDDGEEIFTMPPTTEQWGRCEATFRTFDGWPEVDWAEVAAEGYDAVPENARTYLEYVSDELDTPIYAIGVGPGREETVVVENPYN, from the coding sequence ATGACCGTCACAATCGTCGGGTCGCAACTCGGCGACGAAGGCAAGGGTGGAGTCGTCGACCTCTACGGCGACGCCGCCGATGTCGTCGCCCGGTATCAGGGCGGCGACAACGCTGGACATACCGTCGTGGACGACGGTGAGAAGTACAAGCTATCGCTCGTGCCGTCGGGCGCCGTCCGGGGCAAGGTCGGCGTCCTCGGGAACGGCTGCGTCGTCAACCCCGAGACGCTGTTCGACGAGATCGACACGCTCCGCGAGCGGGGACTCGAACCCGACGTGCGCGTGGCCGAACGCGCACACGTCATCCTCCCCTACCATCGGGCCCTCGACGGCATCGAGGAAGAAGAGAAGGAGGACCTCGCGGCCGGGACGACCAAACGCGGTATCGGCCCGACCTACGAGGACAAGGCCGGCCGCCGCGGCGTCCGGATCGGCGATCTGCTCGATCCCGAGGTGCTCCGCGAGCGCCTCGAGTACGTCGTCCCCCAGAAGAAGGCCCTCGCCGAGGACGTCTTCGGCAAGGAGACCGGCGAGGAATTCGACATCGACCACCTCTACGAAACCTACCGCGAGTACGGCGAGCGACTCGCCGAGGAGAACATGACTGTCGACTGCGGGAGCTTCCTTCAACAGCACATCGACGACGGCGACAACGTCATGCTCGAGGGTGCACAGGGAACCTCGCTCGACATCGACCACGGGGTCTATCCCTACGTCACCTCCTCGAACCCGACGTCGGGCGGTGCGACCGTCGGCACCGGCCTCGGGCCGACCGTCGTCGGAAAGGGAGAGGTCGTCGGCATCGTCAAGGCCTACCTCTCGCGGGTCGGCACTGGCCCGCTCCCGACCGAACTCGGCGGCGTCGAGGACCAGACGCCCGACTACGACGACGAGACGGGCGCGGGCGATGACGAGGAGGAACTCGCGACCTACATCCGCGACGAGGGCGGCGAGTACGGCACCGTCACCGGTCGGCCGCGCCGCGTCGGGTGGCTCGACATGCCGATGCTCCGCCACGCGGCCCGCGCGAACGGCTTTACGGGCCTCGCGATCAATCACATCGACGTGCTGGCCGGACTGGACGAAGTGAAGGTCGGCCACTCCTACGAGTTCGACGCCGCCGAGCAAAGCTCGGCGAGCAATCAGAACTCGACGAGTTCTGATGACGGAGAGGAAATCTTCACGATGCCACCCACCACCGAGCAGTGGGGCCGCTGTGAGGCCACGTTCCGCACCTTCGACGGCTGGCCAGAGGTCGACTGGGCCGAGGTCGCCGCGGAGGGGTACGACGCCGTACCCGAGAACGCCCGGACCTACCTCGAGTACGTCAGCGACGAACTCGACACGCCGATCTATGCGATCGGTGTCGGTCCCGGCCGCGAGGAGACCGTGGTCGTCGAGAACCCGTACAACTAA
- a CDS encoding DUF7527 domain-containing protein, which translates to MDSRTQERAEQWDSRPFSGGYDGLTDLAASEFSGAVAVAGTWLFMLNGRIVGVVDGTIEDFENASGTIYEAPHPSLPLLCTMEAQGGETRAKYYTNETPFREVDGTLQDSSFTGYVELSENVLSGDYYAVYYGGRRMAAAYIGNAERLLTGDEAFERADDEVGIYEVRDVDIDVTDVPGTESDATGDSGGTSAGSSTGAGSDVGSGSVSDIDPGSGGVSDADPVSDAPSDTDPAAGSDTRAEPSVNPTESAIESIDISGSEPTETADETSADSLIDDVAFDDVTGGSSAPEETDEPSGITTAEEPALDASSSGITTQESEPDATDTGTEPSGSEPEASVSTSFDEATTESTGTDPTPVDSSPAEPTQADRTAVPDAPSEPADDQADAAEQSSAESDDIEHTSPDLAEVEAAAEQLDQNDISWTEDDVDSSTDDAAEESEPTATGPADESDAESEQQADPEDERFEEEAQWRETRSIPSIDPDNTQSTDAKRESAASRRASTRNRGTSEPATGGSKSGARETPGSTDDSSARSSPKAASAGSSRQNDGQGQQSRATERDDSRSNRGITVAPDSEQQQRIATLTEQLETLQEQRDALVTKAEKLETERDQLRSENKELTSTVDRLQSRINELETELQRARESAAPTGTGSETPAASTQLPPQRALAETNLFVRYGSKSQPTLETAHDGDADKNEVAANLQLEHHTSFDAADVAVDGDPYEEFLSSTMEYRFVDWLTETVLYEIRDTGNGDALGDLYDAIPRIDRAELGASISLADDETEDVPDEVTFDIVAFDKMGNPLVVANLNDSRDPATQGMLEEMEEAASAVKANYPDLAASVVVTSSYFEPGALEVADQATSGGFLSRGSKLSYVNLSRKAGYHLCLVESRSEGFHMNVPEL; encoded by the coding sequence ATGGACTCGCGCACGCAAGAGCGCGCCGAACAATGGGACTCTCGCCCGTTCAGTGGCGGTTACGACGGTCTTACTGATCTCGCTGCTTCTGAGTTCTCGGGAGCCGTCGCTGTCGCCGGAACGTGGCTGTTCATGCTCAACGGCCGCATTGTCGGCGTCGTCGACGGCACGATCGAGGACTTCGAGAACGCCTCCGGAACGATCTACGAGGCCCCACACCCCTCTCTCCCCCTGCTCTGTACGATGGAAGCACAGGGCGGCGAGACGAGAGCGAAGTATTACACCAACGAGACGCCGTTCCGGGAGGTCGACGGAACCCTCCAGGACAGTTCGTTCACCGGCTACGTCGAACTGAGCGAGAACGTCCTCAGCGGCGATTACTACGCGGTATATTACGGCGGCCGCCGGATGGCCGCCGCCTACATCGGGAACGCCGAACGGCTGCTGACCGGCGACGAGGCGTTCGAACGAGCCGACGACGAGGTGGGAATTTACGAGGTCCGCGACGTCGATATCGATGTCACTGACGTTCCGGGAACGGAGAGCGACGCCACCGGCGATAGCGGCGGAACGAGCGCCGGTAGCAGCACTGGAGCCGGTTCCGATGTCGGATCCGGCTCGGTCTCGGATATCGATCCTGGCTCGGGTGGGGTTTCGGACGCCGACCCCGTCTCGGATGCGCCATCTGACACCGACCCCGCTGCGGGTTCCGACACCCGCGCCGAGCCGTCGGTCAATCCGACGGAGTCGGCGATCGAGTCGATCGATATCTCGGGGTCGGAGCCGACGGAGACGGCCGACGAGACGAGCGCGGACTCGTTGATCGACGACGTGGCGTTCGACGACGTGACGGGCGGGTCGTCGGCTCCCGAGGAGACCGACGAGCCGTCGGGAATCACCACGGCCGAGGAGCCGGCACTGGACGCGTCCTCGAGCGGAATCACTACGCAGGAGTCCGAACCGGACGCGACCGATACGGGCACCGAACCGAGCGGATCCGAACCTGAAGCGTCCGTATCGACCTCGTTCGACGAAGCCACGACGGAGTCGACGGGGACTGACCCGACGCCGGTCGACTCGTCGCCAGCGGAACCGACACAGGCCGACCGGACCGCCGTTCCGGATGCACCGTCGGAGCCGGCCGACGATCAGGCGGACGCCGCCGAGCAGTCGTCCGCCGAGTCCGACGACATCGAGCACACCAGCCCCGACCTCGCGGAGGTCGAGGCGGCCGCAGAACAACTGGACCAGAACGACATCTCCTGGACCGAGGACGATGTCGACTCGTCGACCGACGACGCGGCCGAGGAATCGGAGCCGACAGCAACTGGACCGGCGGACGAGTCGGACGCCGAGTCGGAACAGCAGGCGGACCCGGAAGACGAGCGCTTCGAGGAGGAAGCCCAGTGGCGCGAAACGCGCAGTATCCCGTCGATCGACCCCGACAACACGCAGTCGACTGACGCGAAACGAGAGTCGGCCGCCAGCCGCAGGGCGAGCACGCGCAACCGCGGAACATCCGAGCCGGCGACCGGCGGATCAAAGAGCGGTGCTCGCGAGACCCCCGGGTCGACCGACGACTCGAGCGCGCGGTCGTCCCCGAAGGCCGCGTCGGCGGGATCGAGCCGACAGAACGACGGGCAGGGACAGCAGTCGCGGGCGACGGAGCGCGACGACTCGCGCTCGAACCGCGGGATAACGGTCGCTCCGGACTCCGAACAGCAACAGCGGATCGCCACGCTCACGGAACAACTCGAGACGCTACAGGAGCAACGCGACGCGCTCGTCACGAAAGCCGAGAAACTCGAGACCGAACGCGATCAGCTCCGGTCGGAGAATAAGGAGCTGACCTCGACGGTCGACCGACTGCAGAGCCGAATCAACGAACTGGAAACCGAACTGCAACGTGCTCGCGAGTCGGCGGCCCCCACCGGGACGGGGTCGGAAACGCCGGCAGCGAGCACCCAGCTTCCACCCCAGCGGGCGTTGGCCGAGACGAACCTCTTCGTCAGGTACGGCTCGAAAAGTCAGCCGACGCTGGAGACGGCTCACGACGGCGACGCGGACAAAAACGAGGTGGCCGCGAACCTGCAACTCGAGCACCACACCAGCTTCGACGCGGCCGATGTGGCCGTCGATGGCGATCCCTACGAGGAATTCCTATCGTCTACCATGGAGTACCGCTTCGTCGACTGGCTGACCGAGACGGTCCTCTACGAGATCCGAGATACGGGTAACGGCGACGCGCTGGGCGACCTCTACGACGCCATTCCGCGTATCGACCGCGCCGAACTGGGGGCGTCGATCTCGCTGGCGGACGACGAGACAGAGGACGTTCCCGACGAGGTAACGTTCGACATCGTCGCGTTCGACAAGATGGGGAATCCGCTCGTCGTCGCGAACCTGAACGACTCCCGGGATCCCGCGACGCAGGGGATGCTCGAGGAGATGGAGGAAGCCGCCTCGGCGGTCAAGGCCAACTACCCGGACCTCGCGGCGTCGGTCGTCGTCACCTCGAGTTACTTCGAACCCGGCGCGCTCGAGGTTGCGGACCAGGCGACGAGCGGCGGGTTCCTCAGTCGCGGCTCGAAGTTGAGTTACGTCAACCTCTCGCGAAAGGCAGGGTATCACCTCTGTCTGGTCGAGTCGCGCTCCGAAGGGTTCCACATGAACGTCCCCGAACTGTAA
- a CDS encoding UPF0058 family protein: MHKDELLELHEELVVIMEYFSQREDVDEALFEPYHQLDVDPSHVHKSKSEHKHAVFVLGNALAKGMSEDEFSSAGRIGKRMKELAEDAESKI; the protein is encoded by the coding sequence ATGCATAAAGACGAACTCCTCGAGCTCCACGAAGAACTCGTCGTCATCATGGAGTACTTCTCCCAGCGGGAGGACGTCGACGAGGCGCTCTTCGAGCCGTACCACCAGCTCGATGTCGACCCCTCGCACGTCCACAAGTCCAAGAGCGAACACAAACACGCGGTCTTCGTGCTGGGCAACGCCCTCGCGAAGGGGATGAGCGAAGACGAGTTCTCGAGCGCGGGCCGGATCGGCAAGCGGATGAAGGAACTCGCCGAGGACGCCGAATCAAAAATATAG
- a CDS encoding DUF998 domain-containing protein has product MIDRNWRRIATTCGLAAPVVALGAIVLATLLAAPETFTWRDRALSDMGRYGTRTFYLFNGGLILGGLLGIPFGWRLWVASRSGLDRLGVVLLWIATVGLVGVGVFFIGHTEFYLEADLHAPAALLYFGLAPFAQWVYGTGQILADERRLGLISIWLGIVHPLAWLGWLLSRVGASEPMAWFAVPEIVAALAFGCWILVLALGQYPRDTRDRTEPAR; this is encoded by the coding sequence ATGATCGACAGGAACTGGAGACGAATCGCAACGACCTGCGGACTCGCTGCGCCGGTCGTCGCGCTCGGCGCAATCGTCCTCGCGACGCTGCTCGCCGCCCCGGAGACGTTCACCTGGCGCGACCGAGCGCTCTCCGATATGGGTCGCTATGGAACCCGGACGTTCTACCTCTTCAACGGCGGGCTGATCCTCGGCGGGTTGCTCGGAATCCCCTTCGGCTGGCGGCTCTGGGTCGCGAGCCGGAGCGGTCTCGACCGCCTCGGCGTCGTCCTGCTCTGGATCGCGACCGTCGGACTGGTCGGCGTTGGGGTCTTTTTCATCGGTCACACCGAGTTCTATCTCGAGGCTGATCTACACGCGCCGGCCGCGCTGTTGTACTTCGGTCTCGCGCCGTTCGCCCAGTGGGTCTACGGCACGGGGCAGATCCTCGCCGACGAACGACGGCTGGGGCTCATCTCGATCTGGCTCGGAATCGTCCACCCGCTCGCGTGGCTCGGGTGGCTGCTCTCCCGAGTCGGTGCGAGCGAGCCGATGGCGTGGTTCGCCGTCCCCGAGATAGTCGCCGCACTCGCCTTCGGCTGCTGGATTCTCGTTCTCGCACTCGGTCAGTACCCACGGGACACTCGAGACCGCACGGAACCGGCACGCTGA